DNA from Cygnus atratus isolate AKBS03 ecotype Queensland, Australia chromosome 7, CAtr_DNAZoo_HiC_assembly, whole genome shotgun sequence:
GAACCCTGTTGCTGCTTTAGTTCATGGAATAAGCTGGGTCCGATTTTGTCTGTGTGGTTTGTTTAGTTTACGCACCCAGGTCCTCAATGTCGAGGTCAAACTCAAGCCCTCACATCCCTTTCTGGTCATTAACTCTACCTGAGTGTTCGTGTTTCGAGTGGCTGCTTAACAGTATTAAAGATTAAAGCTTTGCGTGGAAGCAAATACCCATTTAAGGCAAGAGACAGAGGTGTACACATCCAGGTGACACTGTTTGGCTGCAGATCCTGTAGAAGGGCAGCTGCAGTGCCCTTATCTAAACTcataacaagagaaaaaaatattttttatacaaCCCCTTGAACAGATGAATACAGCACAGCCTGCCTAGGGACCATAAATCTACCCATTTCCCAGGTCTGGAGATTTGGATTACCCCAGTCACCAACCACTGTGTTTTACTCGTTAGGGATTTCTTGCCCAAATGTTACAGGTTTTGCTCGGTAACACAACACTATTCACAAAAGCAATGGGAAATACCAGTGGAATCAGATCCATGGGACAAGGGCGTTTACTTTAATTTTACCATGACAAAACAGGCATCGAGGAAGCAAGTAAGTCCCACTACAGAGTCATGTGCGTGCACAGTGCCGACACACCGCGATTTTTCCACGAttgctttaaacaaaacaacagtacGTAGATATGCAGGAGGGAACCGTTGCTTCCCTTTCACTAAAAACTTCAACACCCAGGTTTGGTGGTCAGCGTGCTGGCGGTGCACGTAACAGGGATGCTGCAAAGGTCACACTTGGTACAATGCAACAGCAGCTCTTAACGCACATCAACTGGGGGCAATTTCATCTCAGACAACAACTGATTTTTGACATCTGCAGAAATTATAGACTGATTTTTTCCATGACCTACAGATGGGGAAGGTACCAACAAGGTGAATAAGAAACATGCAGATTGGGGTCCATAAACAGGAGATATTATTAACAGCACATATTCTATCTTGTATCCTATACTTTTTTATGTCattagttgtatttttttcccaataaagcagtgagttctgttttatttatttatttaccagtTCAGACTACGCAGTCGCTGCTTTATGAGAAAGTGCTCACAAGACAGAATCAGGGCCGGAATTGTGGAGTTCAGTTCTGCTCAGCATCACGAAGCCTGCATCCCACCGCCGTGATGAGTGCTGCCCCTTTCCCACTGCCGTCTTCTGAAAGCAGGAAGGTCACATCGCACTTGGGTGCCAGGTCTTTGACTGTTTGGTGCATAATCCTCGAAAAGCTGTGAAGGGAAACAATGGCAGTGGGCAAGGGAGGTCTTGCAGCACCTACAGAGCACAGCACCGCCACGGGCCTTTGCAGCACTCCCCCTTtcacagcagagagaaataaaacgCTGGAAACTATAGTGGGTGTGAAGACTGGGAGCAGGGGCAAAGCACTTTCATCCCAGCCCTTTGCTCTCTCTCCATGCGGGGTTAGATGGATCTCTTCTGCCACAGCAAAGTGCAAAAGACGAGATGGTGCATGGTCATCTTCCTACCTGCCTCCTTCTGTATACACTGGAGACAGGCACTAGTCCTCCCCTCCCTGTGTTGCTAGCTGTTGTAGACTCCTGCCCTCACCTGCCCCTGCTTTGCAGCAGCCCACCTCCTCTGCCTGATGGACAGAAATGTCTGCCCAAGAGGCACCAGGCATTCGAGCACTGATCTGTCACTGCCTTTGCATAGCCAAGAGATCATTCGCCTTCCTGTGTGGCTTCCAACTTGCCCAGCAAGCTGTGTTGCCTTTAGTTTGGCACAGCCCCCTGAATCCTTCATGATCCTCTGATTACCTTTTAGAAAGCCCAACCAGCCCTGATTAAGATCTCTTTTCCCTGGCTCTTATTCTAGCAAGTAAGAGAAATCAGTTTGGAAAGGGACATGCAGCAACACGTTACAGGTCACAggcaaacaaacacagagaaaggtGAACACTCACTGTGGGTGTAGCTTGTACAGCGTCCCATCCACACCAACCGTAATCTCCAGGTGCTCTAATCCTCTGTTCTCCCGAATTTTATCTACAACTGCAGCCATGCCAGCCCCGCACAACTGAGCCGCTCGCTTCGACACTGCTCCACACACGGTCTTGACAATGATACTGTCGTCGCAGGTGCTGTTGaggcccagctgctggaggatggTTCGCACCTGAAGCAAAGCTAACCTGTCGCTGCAGGAGCAGAACACAGCATTTAATTAAAGGCCCTCCTCAGTCGAGCCACCAGCACAACCCCCTCCACATCAAGAGCTGCACCCACACTCCCAGGCCACGCAGCCGTCCTTGCTGCTGGTACAAGAGACCAGAGAATGCAAATGCACCCACCCCGACTCCATGCTGCTGCCAAATTCAGGCAGAGCAGGAAAGGGGCACAGGCAAGCCAGAAGGGCTCTGAGCACAGCTCTGCGTtgcttccccttctcttttcaTACCAAGTGCATTTCAGGAAAGTATTTTCAATGACCGACTTCATTGTTTCCCCCCCCCATAAAGACTCGACAGATTTCAAGATAGTGTCTAAGCAATAAAGACACAAAAATATCCACTAAAGAAGCACGCACTCAGCTAGCTCTCATTCAGTTCAACAGTTATAGCTAGGCGCACACAACAGGCACAGGAAAACAGCCTGATTTCCAGTGGTTTAAAGAGCCCTTCTGCACAGGTACAGGCTCTCAATGAAACCAAAATCATCTCTGGAGCACTGAGCCATCCTCTCCAGCCGTCAGTCCCCTCCAGCAGCATCACCAGATGAGCATTACCACAATATTTCACTCTGAACAGCCTCCCATGCTCTCTTACCTCTCGATCTGTGAAAGGAACTTGGTTTCAAAGATATGCCTGGTCTTCAACGTCTCTGAAATCTGGCCTCTGAACAGGAACCCCCGCTTGGTGAAGTCGATCAAAATATTGCGGACTATTTCCCCCAGGTACATCCCACTGATCATTTTCTCGTACCTGCAATGGaagacagcagcacagctcagagGACACAGCTCATACTTGCAAAAGTGGCACTGCAGCTGCATATCAGCTAGATGTCCTGCCTGCACATGCTGGGGACATGCAATATGCAAAGTGATTTATAAAGAATGGCCATTTATTACAAGAATTGGGCaagaaaaagcagtggaaaacCTTGCGAGTCCGTCTACAAATACCTCACGTACTCCTCACTACCATTTCCCCCCAGGTAGGCAGTTGCTGATGATGGCTGCTATTTCTGccaaagaggagaaatgaaaacctGTTGCCTGGTTGAAAGTAAGTTTGCTGTGCATCCCTCAGCAACAGCCCTGAGCAGAACCCAGTCTCCACTGCCCAGCGTTTGGGAGTCCTCTCAAACCCTGGCTGAGGCCTTGAACAGAAAAAGCTCAGTGGCTCCATGCAGGaaaattacaggaaaagcaCAAGTTACAGGCACTTGGAGTGCAGAGTTCTTAAGTGAGTCCTGTGCTGCAAAGCACCctgtggaaattaaaaataaataaatgaatgtgaAGAAGTATGTTCAGCACGTTCCCAGGACCACTGACCTGTAGACAAGCAATCCAGGGGATTGGGGTTGGTTTGTGCTTTTCGGTTAATTCCAGCACCTGGTTCCCAGCAGGGAAATAACAGCCCAAAAGCCACAGGGAGGAACCAGAGTGTTTTGAACCCCTCTTGACCTCACTTTGCACACAGAACCTGAGTTTTCCACTGGCAGGCTTTCCCCAGGCAAGAGAGGGATATTTTCCACCTGCAGATCTCTTCCTGGCACGCACCAAGGGGTGCTCAGcgctggcacagggcagccccatGCTAAGAGCAGGAGTCTGCTTCgccccccttctcctccagcaccaTTCTGGTTTGAAAGGGGCATTCTGTGGTCCATGACCGAGCTGTGCCCTCAGCAACAAGAGCTGAACACTTTCTCATTTACTGAAAAGTTCATTCAGCCACGCATCCTTTATTTCACCTCCTGGAGCTCTGAGCAGGGTTTCTGCCCTGGACTGAGCTGAGCCCAGCACACCAGCCACCTGGAAGCAAGCCACGCAGTCCATTTAATACCATGAACTCTCTCAGGCTTGTACCCAGCAAGCGCCTTCCCTCTCGAGTGCCTAACTTCTTCTGGAATAAATTATTCCCCTTGGCAGTTTCCCCTTCTGCCTTTAGCTGCTTACTGCATGCCAACCCTACTGCTGCATCAGGCTTGCTCAGCATCCGCCTCTCTGCATCTGTTTGTGCCCTAAACCCTAAAGAGCTTCCCAAGGGAGCTGCCAACTTGCCTGCATCCCCCAGGTTTCCAGGCAGATTTGATGGAGTCACATAACTTCCTTAATAGCTTCACTGCCCCCGTgtcaaagcagagaaattatgaaaaattgCAGTCTGGGCATGCAGCAGCCTCAGACCAGGAGCGTTGTGCAGGGTCCATCTCCTTGTCAGCTCTTTCTTCATGGGGGCAGGGAAGCACTTGCTCACACAAGAGCTGGGTTCGCGAAATGGGATAATGGGATCCATCCTCCAGGGCCAAGAAAGGCAGGTCCTCTGATGTGGCACGTCATCCAGAATATTGCCTGATTAAGAGCTGGCTGCAACTGCTTTACAGTGACCAGCTCTGAGCTCCAACCATGCCTGCAGGTCTAGGCTGAGGATTTCAAGAGGCAGAGCCCTTGAACAAAGAGAACTCAGCTAAAAGAGATTAAACTGAGACCAAGAGCATAGGAATGACAAGCCATCTTAAACATTTAAGTACAACATGGGATGagaaaaaggatattttacTAATTTAAATCCTCCTGAAGTTCTCACCAAAAACCCTGTTGCAAACAAGCTCTGGGCAGATGCTCAGTGGCCACAACAGCTCTGTCTACCCAAAAGACTGGCAGAGGAATTTGGCTGTAGCTAAATGAACGGCTGCAAAACAGCCAGACAACGATAAAGACATTCATTGCTCATatagaagagaaagcagaaagagaagatcATGGATGTTTGTCCTTTGggaaactagaaaaaaagaagcaaccaGAGGCACAGAGGAGGGAAATCCCACAGGACAGAAAGGCTGCATTCGTTTTCCACTCTTAATCTCTCCCTTCTGAGAAGGGGAGAAATCCAATTCTCTCAAAAACATTTGAGGCAGCCTGGCTTATTCTTAGCACAGCATTTATCTCACAGTACCTTTGCTTTCCAGCATTTAGTGAAAAGTCATCAACCGCTTTGTCATATATTGTCCTGATATCGTCCAGGCATCCATTATCCCCGAACGCTCCCCACTCCATGTTCACACACATCCGTCCTTGCTCACCATCCACCATCTCTATGTTTCTCATCTCTTCCATGTAACAGGCATTGCTGCCAGttcctgaaaagagaaaacagtgaaatttctgtgggttttgtacttttttttttttttgaacaaaacacTGGCGCAAGAACAGTCCTGACAAAACCTTCTGGTGGATCTTGAAGGTGCTTTTTCTGAATGATGAAGTCAATTCCAAAagtcacaaaggaaaaacaaacaaaaaaatactttgataaTCCTAAACTAAGGGAGAATATTAGTGCATTATAGGGAAGCTGTGGCACACTGCCCAGCAtggctcagagcagcagaggctcATCCAGGCTGGCTGGGCTGAGGGTCCCATGTTACGGGGGGACCAGCAGCATGGCATTTTCAGCACGCTGACCTCCAAGTGTTTTTGAACCCAAAaccacagcaagcagccagaTGAAATCTGAAGTTTCTGTAGTTAGGAGTCACCTTCCACAAAGCCCACAGACCTTCAAAGTTCAGGGGAAAAATTATTGAAGTGAAAACCTCAGGAAGATTTGAGGCATCAGGCAAAGAAAAACCCAGGGATTTTGCTGGCTAATGGCAGGGCATTTTTTAGTTCGTTTGTTTTTATGATGCACAAAATTCAATTGTTTCTATTGTTTTTCGGGGAGGCAGGTAACTTCCACATTGAGATGATGCCATATTTGACTCTGCTAAAAGGGAATCCTAAGGATTGTGGTAATTACCAAGTGCTCCATGGGCACTAAGTCTTAGGAAGCAGAGCTTTGTTAGCAAAGAGAGGCAGATTTGCTACTACCCGGGGCACAAGACTTCGTGAAGTTGCCTAGGAAACTATCACGTGAGTCCTGCATCACAGGTTCTGCACAAATTATACTGGCAAGCGTGTTTTACTTTGTGATCACTAGGTGATATATCGATACAACCTGAGCAAAAGTCGGTCCTCCCACAGttctcccctgctgcagccaagcTGAGACTCAGCACAGGGTCTTGGGGAAAAGCCTGGGCTGGCAGACAGAGACCAAGACTTGCAGGAGCAAGGTGGACCAGACCCAGTGTGAACTGTCAGCACTGGCCAGCCTCCAAGTCTCACGGTCCAGAATGAGCTAAAGGCTTCCTGACTATGTGAATGGCCATTAAATACAGCCTGTTAGGCTGACAGACTTTTAGATATCTCCTGTTGCCAGCAGGGACCCAGCCTCATCTGTGGCAGTTTCCAAAGCATGCAGCAGGGGAGACTCAAAGCATCGGTTCTCCCAGGAGGAGAAGCGGTGCCAAGCAGACGAGACAGCACGATGTGAACTCACCCCTGCGAGAATATTATTGCctgacaagcagcagcaggacagttcacccagctccctgcactgcagagagcagggcagCTTGGGAGAGCAAGCCATCAGAGCAGCCAAGGCAATCTCAGCGGGGGAGAGGGAGTTGTTAGAGCCCTGGggcatttgctttccttatcCCAGATGTACCCAGGCCACCGAatgaggcagggctgcagcagacaGTCAGAGGATGCTATCAGCATCCCAAGGACATGCTGCCCTTCCTGCAGGGAACTCTCACCGAAAGCATGTCAACAAGGGAGCTCACAGACACGGCTCCCTACCCACACTGTGCTGTGCTGACTCATCCTGGACGTTTTCCAACTGTCTGAAGGAGAAATTGGTGGCGTTTCATTTTCCTACAAGTCACTTTgcaactgaaaatgttatttaagcTCACAGAAGCCTtgtccccttccttctctttctcatctGGCAAAGCCCAGCAAACTCCTTTCTCTGGAGAGCTCTGAGAATTCACAGCACCCATGCTACAGGGACTGTCAAATCCCAGGCATAGATTTTGCAGAGGCATCAGCAGTCACCTGTGGAATTATTTCAGGTGTTTCACTGCTGGGAAGGAAGCTGTTAGCTGCTGCACTTTGTCTATCAGATCTTTCCATTGCATGCTATTCAAGAATTGTGGCTGTGCATTACAAGTTTATTCTGAGAGACCACATGCTCAAGGCAAACTGTGGGCCACCTGAACACCCAGGCAGGGAAACGCTTATGGGTTAAACTAACAAATACTCCAGGAGCTGATAAAACTACCCGAGCTCAAGTTTGCTCAATTcccaagcagcacagcatcTTCTCAGTTAAAACAGGCAGGCTTTGTTCAGCATTATAGCCTGTGGACATCTCAAATGATCAAGCACAGAACCAAGCTGGCTGTTGAATTTTGCTCAACTCCTTCACACGGCTTGCTTCTGAAGGTATAGCTGTTAATCTCAGAATCTTTCACTTCTGGACACCCTAGCTCTATTTTTGGGTAAGCACAGGGACAGCTCCATGAGAATACAGACAGGTGTCTGCatgctgtttaatttaaaaaaaaaagtgccaaatgaaaagcatttctaacACATACCCACAATGAGTCCAATTTCACAGTTTGGGTCTTCATAAGCACAAGTCATCATCGTGCCCACCGTATCATTCACCACAGCCACCACATCCAAGTCAAACtcctttggaagagaaaaataaaacagtgagaaCTCTGGGTTTGGAGCCACCCCTAACACCAAAGGGGACACAAAAGGAACACAACAAAGGGTCACTGTCAAAACACACCAAGAACAAACAACTGGAAGTACTGGCCCAGGTTTACCTGTGCAGAAATGAGAAGTTAACGTACCAGCAGGTAGCTAAGGCTCCTTGCATGCTTTACCTACTACAGGACTATGGCAGCAGTAGAAGGTATATTCCTGTCTGTTCTCATTGGCTTAGGCGTACTTAAGAACAGATCTTTCATGTAAGTACACAGTAGAGATCTATCGCCATTCTGTATTACAGCAGTGCAGTAGCAAATACAGCAACATTTACTGATAAAATTCTGTTAAACTTAAGCTCTCCTCtggctgtttttcctcctttcctagAAAGTTTCAATTAAGCTGCTTAAGACTTTTTCAAGAACAAGAGCTGGGGGTGAGGAGGGAACTGTCATTTAGGGTGCACTGAGAAGCCTTCTTACAATCACTACATTGGAAATTCCTGCTTTCTCCATGCTCTAATGCAGTGACAATTGCCACAGGGTTTGAAAAGTGCTTGGGAAGGTCTGCCAAATTTAGCAAATTCAGAAGcctctggggggaaaaaaaaaaaaaagagtgaagaaaaaatctcCAGCATGGCTCATTTTGAGTAGCAATTTCAGTTTGGTGGCTGAACTCTCCCATTTCTGCTGCATACCCTCTAGACCATCCTACTACTGGGTTGTGACTGGGCTACGTGCCAGCACCAGAGCCAGTACAGCCACAAGCCATCAGGGACTGCTGTATCTGGACCTGCTGCAAGACAAACACCTGTGTAGGACAGGAGGCCCAGCCCGTTTCCTCGAGGCACGCTAACCCCACAAGAGGGAGCCAGCCTGACCCATGAGGTCTGTAAACTCTGCAGGGGAGGaacaagaggaaggaggaaaaataataataatcacctctcttcttttaattccttctcTAAGCAAATACACCACATCTTCTCCCTCACAGTCTGTAGCCTTGAAGCCTTTTGTCCAGTTGAGGAGGATACcctaaaaagaaagcaaataggTTATCACTTTTCTCGATACACTACAAAATGCCCCATATCCTATAACCCTCTAAGGAAGCATCGCTGAGTAACTGTATCTAATAACTTCCTTGCATCTAcacttgaaatttaaaatgctttagtgTGTAGTTATACAGAAgactttataaaaagaaatctctctatatatatctCTGGAATTTGCATCTAAAACTAATCATGCTTAGTCTCCAGATTTCCAAGACAGAAACACTTGCTAATGAGTGAACCATTCTGCATCatgctgaaagacagaaaataaaaacaaatcaaaaaaaaaaaaaacggaaaaCTTCAGATACCATAGTTCAAGactgaaaaactatttttttttgaaaatgcagctcACTAAAAAGCCACATCACCAGGAGACAGCACTACTGCCTAAACTGTAGCAATGCAacaaactcaaaaataaaaagtgtgaaAGAAAAGATATCTATTTACAAAGAAAGTGCTAAGTAGACCAGATATTATTAACAGCTGCACAGATGGAATTGGTGAAGATGCATGGCAGTGAAGGAGTTAAACAGGCGAGCCAAGAAAACAAGGATACGCTGACAGGGACATGTTATAGGTTCCGGCAGTTCCTGGTTCATCCACTCCATCCAGCAAAACCAGATCAGCCTGGGACCAGGcgctggcagcagggaaggacaGACCCAGCTTGTGCTTATCACTCATGAAACCAGGGCAGTATCACAGTCCGGCAGGTTTATatgattggaaaaaaacatgttacaTTAAAAAGGGCCTATCACCACCACGGAAACTGTAAATGCTCTCATCTGTCACAGCCACGGACCAACCAGCACTTGCATTGCTACCTTTAAAGGAGCTGTTTATAGGACAAGCTGTACTGGTCAGGGTCAGAGCATGAACCCTCCCCTCACATGACCTGCCTATAAGTGTCGGGTAGGTGATATGAAGGCAGAGAAATACAACCTAGCATAAGcacaaaagcagatttaaaaaatactaatgaACTTACAGCATCTAGACTGGTCTGCTTGCAAGGGAAGGAAAACGTGAAGCCGAGAGGAAGCCGTGCACCTTTTATTCCCATATAATCCAGGAAGTCAGAAATGCAGGTAACGATGTGATCGAACagctttaaagagaaaagtcaTGCGTTTGAAGTTGTACATTACACTGCtcttaaaaaagtatttcaaaagcagcagtgctACAGAAGAGAAGCACAGATACTCACCTCTTCTCCCGTTCCCTGCATCACCTCTATAGGAATTGCATAGATCTTGTTGTGCATTTCAACTGTTCTCCTTTTACCACTGCGAATTTTCACCAGCAAAACTCTAAAGTTTGTCCCTCCAAGATCAAGTGCCAGAAAGTCACCGTTCTCTGTAAAAGAATACGTGTGTATTTAAAGAATCCATCAGGTGAAGATATTAGGTGCTGCTCTAATtattccagacttttttttgtttgtgttttttgtttgcttttgtgttgttgttgctgttttgggttgttttttttgtttgtttgtttaaatcaatGAGGGAAAGAGGACCCAATGGAACTGCTCCTTGTTTTCACTGCGAGAAAGTATCACAGTTAGCTGGCCACCCTGAAACACAAAGAACTGCCCAGGTTGTGTGGGCAGGGTTCAGGTGGGTTTGGGTCATTAGCCTAGCTGTGGTCTTCTTCCCCTGGGCCACAGCTTGCTTGCACCCAGAGGCAATGAAATGGGGCTGGAGTGTCTGCCCTGCCCAGAGCTGGGATTTCCTCCTTAGCACAGCTCAGGAGTCTCCCCTTTCTTTACACCAGATCAGCTCTGTACCTGTCCCATCCGGTGTGCTGCGGACAAAGGTGGGCAGCATTTTCACTTTGGCAGTCTCGTGACTCTTCTTCTTCAGGCCTGCTTCCATCTCCATCCTCATCCTCTTcttcacctgcagcagctgctcgtGAGTGAGCTTGAACTCAGCCAGCGTCTCGTCGATGAGCCGGTGCTGCTCCGACAGCCGGTACGCCACTGCCGTCACCATCGCCGCCCCCTTCCCGCTGCCGCTCTCCGACAGCAGGAACCGCACGTCCGAGTCAGGCACCAGGCGCCGGGTGGTTTTGTGCAAGCGCCGAGCGTacctgcagggagaggctgcaCGTCCACCGTCTGCGTTGCCTCCCCCACGGCCCCCCAAAACCTCACTGACTGACTGCAAGGGGAGCAAGGAGCCTCACCAGCCTGAGCTAGCTATGGCCTCCCAAGCATTAAACTGCCAGGGAAGAGCAGCTCTTCCTTACAGCCTCTTTTCCCATAAATTCCTAAGAAAAGTCAGCAAAAAACAGGGCAGAGCACTCAGAGTCTCATCCCCTGAACCTGACCCTAGATGGAAGAAAGCCCCTGGCTCTGGCACTGCTCCAATCCCCTCTGAGGGTCCTCAGCCGTCCTTTAGATGGTGTGGGGAAACggttcagaaataaaaattgccCATGTATGTTATCTTAACACACCCCAGACCTGACCATCTAGAAAAGTTAGTCAAAATAGTATTCCTGGAAACGGTTTTTGCTTCCCAAATGCTatgtttttccttaattaatgaaaatgttttttgttgatttttttttaataaaatagtggcaaactgaaaattaaatgctacgtggttttgttctttcataaATTTCCCCATAAACAACACTCAgtcctccctgccagccccaatACCAAggcagaatcatagaacggtttgggttggaagggaccttaaagaccatctaattccaaccccctgccatgtgcagggaccCTTCCtaccagcccaggctgcccaaagccccatccagcctggccttgaacgctgCCTTCTCTACTCCAGGCTGAACTCAACTGACTCAaccaattccctcagcctgtattcacaggagaggtgctccagcactctgagcatctttgtggcc
Protein-coding regions in this window:
- the LOC118246683 gene encoding hexokinase-1, whose amino-acid sequence is MIAAQLLAYYFTELKEDQVKKIDKYLYAMRLSDETLIDIMARFRREMKNGLSRDFNPTATVKMLPTFVRSIPDGSEKGDFIALDLGGSYFRILRVKVSHEKKQTVQMESEIYNTPEDIMHGSGTRLFDHVAECLGDFMEKQQIKDKKLPVGFTFSFPCRQSKLDEGVLITWTKRFKASGVEGADVVKLLNKAIKKRGDYDADIMAVVNDTVGTMMTCGFDDQRCEVGLIIGTGTNACYMEEMRHIDLVEGDEGRMCINTEWGAFGDDGSLEDIRTEFDREIDRGSLNPGKQLFEKMVSGLYMGELVRLILVKMAKEGLLFEGRITPELLTKGKFETKHVSAIEKSKEGLNKAKEILTRLGVEPSHEDCVAVQHVCTIVSFRSANLVASTLGAILNQLRDNKGVGRLRTTVGVDGSLYKMHPQYARRLHKTTRRLVPDSDVRFLLSESGSGKGAAMVTAVAYRLSEQHRLIDETLAEFKLTHEQLLQVKKRMRMEMEAGLKKKSHETAKVKMLPTFVRSTPDGTENGDFLALDLGGTNFRVLLVKIRSGKRRTVEMHNKIYAIPIEVMQGTGEELFDHIVTCISDFLDYMGIKGARLPLGFTFSFPCKQTSLDAGILLNWTKGFKATDCEGEDVVYLLREGIKRREEFDLDVVAVVNDTVGTMMTCAYEDPNCEIGLIVGTGSNACYMEEMRNIEMVDGEQGRMCVNMEWGAFGDNGCLDDIRTIYDKAVDDFSLNAGKQRYEKMISGMYLGEIVRNILIDFTKRGFLFRGQISETLKTRHIFETKFLSQIESDRLALLQVRTILQQLGLNSTCDDSIIVKTVCGAVSKRAAQLCGAGMAAVVDKIRENRGLEHLEITVGVDGTLYKLHPHFSRIMHQTVKDLAPKCDVTFLLSEDGSGKGAALITAVGCRLRDAEQN